The Gracilinanus agilis isolate LMUSP501 unplaced genomic scaffold, AgileGrace unplaced_scaffold8042, whole genome shotgun sequence nucleotide sequence AGAGCATAGTGAAAATGAAAATCTTGAAGGAGTCTCTCAAGAAGCTTTTGATCTCATGATTAAAGAAAACCCTTCTTCTCAATACTGGAAGGAAGTGGCAGAAAAACTGAGAAAGGTTCTTTATGAAATActacaagaaaatgagaaactaTACAAAGAAATCGAACATAAGGACAATGAAATTGCCCacctaaaagaagaaaataaggaactGGCAGAACTAGCAGGACATGTGCAATATATGGCCGATATAATAGAAAGGTTAACTGGGCAGTCTGTAGAAAACTTTGAATTACAGGACAATCTAGCATTTGAGGATTCTGATTCTGGAAGAGAAGAAGTAGACAAAGATTCTGAAGAAAATAGCCAGATCGACACATATGATTGAATTGCATTACCTACAAATGAATGACcatgtacataaatattttatgtttgacTGTTGGGAAATAACACTGCCCAAGTTTACTTTCATAGTCTTTTGGGTTACTTTTCTAATTGGTGAAAATCTtgaacatttgatttttttttctttcagcttgAGTCTTACTGACAGAGAATTAATTGTATTCTGCAAACTATTATAGATTTTTTGGACACTTgtattaaaatacaaatactaTGTATTTTTAATCTTGTGATACTTTATGTAAATAGCATCTTTTCAATTGCGTCTGACATGacttatatatttgataaataaattTCAACCTCCCATCAATAAAAGCATTGTTTACATATCTTATATTTATAACTAGGGAGCGTGTTTGGGAAGCATGAATGCTATTGTTACATCATTTTctatttatgttgtatttttgTCAGTCAATATTTATTCAGTACTGTATTATGTATTCTTTGGGGAGCATAAAATATAAGGAGTCCTTGCCTTTAAGGAAATTATAGTCTGATTTGAGTAGAAAATAAACACATGAAAGGATTTAACATAATATCTGAGTAATATCACacttaaaaaattgtaaaaataaaatttaaaaaatagccatATGGGCATGATTGCTTTGTAAGAATTTTATAGGTTTCCTCTGAATAGCCAGTTCCCCtagtatatttaaaaattttcttttttaaacccttaccttctgccttagaacaaatatttgacatttgttctaagacagaagagaagtatcagggacacacagctaagaagtatctgagaccaaagaTGAATCCAGAACTTCACTTCCCtaggtctggagctctatccactgtgttacctgaCTGCCACTTCTGGTATATTTTAAATGAGATGTAAATCAGATCACTTCAAGAAGATCTGTTAATAAAGCAAGATACTGTATTAGAACAAATCATATTAAAgggctaaaatttaaaaaaaaagagagagaattggtctcagggtctggaagagctcaaaaaagaattcaaaaatcaaataagagaggcagaagaaaaatggggaagagaaatgaaagtaataaagaaaaaacaaaaaggaaaaggaagttcaaaagctcacagaagaaaataatttcttaattagaattgggcaaatagaagctaatgactttataagacatcaaaaaacaataaaacaaaatcaaaagaatgaaaaaaaatgaagaaaatgtgaaatagcttactgaaaaaacaaatgacttggaaaatagattcaggagagacaatataagaattattggattacctgaaagtcatgatttttttaaaagcctagacatcatattacaagaaattatcaaagaaaactaccttgatattcttgaacaagagggtatagaaactgaaagaattcaccaatcacctcctgaaataaatccccaaatggcaactcccaggaatgttatagtcaaattcaagagccttcccaggtcaaggagaaaattctaTAAGCAACcagagagaaaattcagatatcatggagccacagtcaggattacacaggacttagaaacttctacattaaaggatcagaaggcttggaatatgatattccaacattaggtttacaaccaagaataacctacccagaaaaactgaatatattctttcagacACAAAAATGATCATTTGATAAAATAGGCATTTTTTCcaggcattcttgatgaaaagaccagacttaaacagaaaattcaaTGTCCAAAtgcaagattcaagagaagcgtaaaaaagacaaataagaaagagaaaatttaagggattcaataagttcaaactgtttatattcctacatggaaagatgacatttgtaactaataaaatttttattatcagaGCAATTAcaaggagtatacatagagagTGTGGGAATAAGTTGTTTAGgataacaagcaaaaaaaaatcaagagatgaaaaagaggattgcattgagagaaaaagaaaaaagaaaggtaaaatgggataaattataacACCTAAAGAcatgagaaaaaattattacagtggaggggaggatgagggtggtaacaggcaatgcttaaaccttactctcattgtaattggttcagaaagaaataatggccacactcattggggtatagacttctatcttaccctatagagaagtaggaggggaataagatggGGTGGAGTGGGGTAGGGCAGGACcgggagaaatataaagcaggaggaattggggggggggtgattaaaagcaaaacatttgtgaagaggtacagagtgaaaagagagagaaagaccatgattaaaaagggaaaataagacgGAGGGAAATACACATATTATAACCATAagtgtgaatataaatgggatgaaatcatccataaaatggaagcagatagtagagtgggtttaaaaccagaatcctatgatatgttgttacaagaaacacatttgaggcagggagacatgtccagagtaaaagtaaggggaTGAAGCAAAAGCTAGTGTGCTTCAGCTGAAgtgaaaaaagcaggagtagaaatcatgatctcagacaaagctaaaccaaaaataaatctaataaaagagataaggaaggcaattacatcttgataaaagatagtatagacaatgaagtaatatcaatactaaacatatatgttcCAAATGGTATAGCCTTAACCTTCTCCTCTCAGAGCTAAATAAATctaatcaagaaataaacaagaaaaaagtaaaggacataaatgaaattttagagaaAAGTTAGATtgaatagatatctggagaaaaatgaatgggaataaaaaggaatacacctt carries:
- the LOC123256669 gene encoding geminin-like; its protein translation is MNSRMKQKREESKGTIKNYFMDKANDSLLPRQTLKMIQPSVAGSLVSRVNELNSMKASSKRKLWNDQLISMSSNTDIAIEPEHSENENLEGVSQEAFDLMIKENPSSQYWKEVAEKLRKVLYEILQENEKLYKEIEHKDNEIAHLKEENKELAELAGHVQYMADIIERLTGQSVENFELQDNLAFEDSDSGREEVDKDSEENSQIDTYD